The genome window tataattcaaaaaaaactttagaattttctatataaaaaaatttaaacacagaTCTGCATATACATAAAAGATTCTTCATCTATCTACTGGTCCTAAAAGTGTCACAGGCCATTCTCTTAATCTACCAACACAATAATTGCTTCTCAATGCCCTTTTTCATGGTTAATGATTGGAGtttctataattaaataaaacataatcaaCAATTTAGATCTAATAATtctcattttcatgtattttatcTTAccataattcattttttataaagaaacaacaaaaaagtgattacattaaaataatttactattaaataatatcagTTAAGTAGTCAATATCCGATTTGAGTAATTTTTTTGCCGAAATCGAGGCTTCAGTAAAAACTTGTAATTTTAGCCCTATGATCAATAGTTTGATTGTGGTTCCCGGGAATATGTTGAAAACGTACCCTCCAATCACGACTCAAGAAATGATGAATCAATCGCAACTCCAATATTCTACTATTTGCAACACCGCTAGCTAAAATAATTTCCGCTATCAGAGTTATCACACTCCaccattcatttcatatatataatttaaaaacattcgtatatttatattatatcaatatatatatatttatctattcttaattaagttaatattattCATCATTACGtgtttataaatcaataaaaaattatatttaataaaaattttaaaataaattaatattgtatACCGTTATACTTAATTTTCTCTTGGTGTATATGAACAGCTTCATTTGGATTTAATTAGAGCTTCTGTTTCTGAAGTCAAAATCTAATAATATATTACATGAATGACAGAAGCTCCCCATTTTCtatctaaaaattttgaagtatggccattaatttaaactttttctcTTGGTGGCACTAAAGGGTCCCAAAATCTATTTTCCTCCACTCATAGCATATCCCTATCTGTTCTTCAAAGGCCAACAACTCCTCTCTATCAACTTATTTTatacttataatataaaattttcacctCACTCTCTTCCACTTTGTCTCCTTCCTTTCTCCCTTACAGCCAATCCCCTCAATACCCCATTTTTCTGGTTcctttttcaagccattttACAGGCACTTCCCAGGtcagttttctttttatctcagtgtttttttttgcttgattaTCTTGTGCTTCACATTATGCACTTAAGGTTAATGACTTTATGATAACATGAAACTATATTCTATATGTGAAGTTGGTATATGTATCAAAGTGACATTATAAGTTCTCTTTTAGATTCTTTCTTTTGAACCCAGACTTGTTGGAGCTTGAACCAGATAAACTCAACCATGGGTTCATCTTTGCCCAATAAGGTTTCAACCTATAAATCTAAAGTGTTTTCTTATGTGAACCTTTTTAGAAGGGCTGTAACTTGACTGGTCCCCCACTAGCCATTGAAAAACGAGAACCAATGGAGTTTTTCCTATGGATAAAGCATAAGTGGTTGGGATTTGGAGCTTTGGATCAGCAGCACCATATCTATTAAGCTGAAGATTGTGAATAtagattcttttctttttactacTTATTTGCTAAATAATGTAGTATTAAGACTGCTTGAAACTAAAACAAGCTAGGTTCTAAAAGTTAAGATAATCCTTGTGGCCCACGATTTGATCTGACCATGATAATTTGGTAGAGTTGAACAggtaaaaaaagttaaattctgctattagtccctgtaccttttgaatattgaaattttattcttGACCAATTGTAAcagttaaatttgttaagttaaattcaattactagtatTGTACTATGCATACGGTTGTAGAACTAATCCATATTCTCCATTGGATCATtttaagtccctatactttttgaattttgaaaattcaatatTGACATAAATGATAATAGTTATTTTAAGTCCATATGTTTGCTGTGTCAGATTTTGGAAATAGTtgaatttaacttaataaatttaatagttattgtTTGGTgaggactgaaattttaaattttgaaaaagtatagggactaaatctacaactttcataaagtacaaggactagcggcaaaatttaacctaaaaaagTGGTCTTTTATGTACTTTCCAttgttcatttcattttttttggtataaaGGACATAGGAATAGGAGAGTTGAAGATGGTTCTAACTCCACACTTTTTGAATGCCACCTTTTAATGATGACTACATGAACTAATTGGATTAAccttaatatgtatatatgcatatatgcatgtatatatgtataccATCTTGGTTGAAAATTAGGCCTTTTCTTCTTCTGTAATCTGAATTCAAACATTGATTCTATGCCATTGCAGTTATATTTGAACACCTTAGTGTATTTTCAGTAGTAAAATTATAGTTCTTGACCTTcaaattttctacttttttctttcttttgtataATATATTGAGAATTAAGGtcttttttatactttatttgaTATCTTTCAGTTGGGAGAAGGGGAAAATGGCACAGCTTTTAGCACCCTCAACTCAATGGCAAATGACACTACCAAAGACCTCAACCTATGGAAGTCCCATTGCAACAAAAATGTGGAGTTCTCTGGTACTGAAACAGAACAAGAAAGGAGCTGCTAAAAGCTCTGGCAAGTTTAAAGTGGTTGCCTTGTCTGAAAACAGCACTGTCAACAGGCTAGAGAACTTACTAAACATGGACGTCACTCCATACACCGACAAGATCATTGCTGAATACGTTTGGTACATCATCTTTGCTAACACATTTATCTATGTTTCAAGTAACACTTACACATATCTATGTTCAAATGTTAGATTAAAGGTGGCACTTTTCCTCAATATCTGCTGTTTCTGCCTTGAAACAGGATAGGAGGCAGTGGACTCGATATGCGTAGCAAGTCCAGGGTAAGAAAAAAACTACTAAAACTAAACTTGTATGATTCTCAATCTGgtgtttggtttttttattatgtttcttTGGTCCTTCTTACAATTTGTAGACAATATCAAAGCCAGTTAAACATCCCTCTGAGCTTCCCAAGTGGAACTATGATGGATCAAGTACTGGACAAGCACCCGGTGAAGATAGTGAAGTTATCTTATAGTAAGCCCTTTTGAAAtgtaaaacattatttattgCTTGTTATCATCAAAACACCATTTTGACTTAAAAACTTCATCCAGCCCTCAAGCAATCTTTAAGGACCCTTTCCGAGGAGGTAACAATATCTTGGTAAGTACTATCCAAGGCTTGTAAGTATTAATTGTTGAAAGTTTAGTAAGTAAATTTTATGGTGTGATTAATGTTTACTTTTGTGTTTTACAAAGGTAATTTGTGATGCATACACACCAGCTGGTGAGCCTATTCCCACAAACAAGCGCCACCGAGCCGCTGAGATTTTCAGTAACAAGAAGGTGGTCGATGAAGTACCATGGTAcgaatcattttatttcatttatcttaTACGAAGGAAATGCCCTCATGTTATTGTACCTTTCTGTTTAGGTTTGGTATTGAGCAAGAGTACACTTTACTTCAACAAAATGTGAAATGGCCTTTGGGATGGCCTGTTGGAGGCTACCCTGGTCCTCAGGTAATTACATGACTCGATTTTATACGACAGTAAAACGGTTGTAATGGTTTGTAAATCCATGTAATAACATGGTTGTTTGATTCCAAATGCAGGGTCCTTATTACTGTGCAGCTGGTGCTGACAAGTCATTCGGGCGTGACATCTCAGATGCTCATTACAAGGCTTGCTTGTATGCCGGCATTAACATTAGTGGTACCAACGGGGAGGTTATGCCAGGCCAGGTCTGCTGCTTTCGAGTCCTCACCTTGCTATCGAAAATGAAGTATCATTACATCcatgcttgtttgttcattagTTATCACCATTTGATTCCTTAAATTACCATGCAGTGGGAGTATCAAGTTGGTCCGAGTGTTGGTATCGAAGCTGGAGATCATATCTGGTGTTCTAGATACATTCTCGAGGTATTTCTTCATTTAAATGAATTCAAGCAGTGGAAAACAgttttaacattaatcataTGTTAATTAATCTGATAACTTACCGATACTCTACTATATTCTTACAGAGAATCACTGAACAAGCCGGTGTTGTACTCTCCCTCGATCCTAAACCAATAGAGGTAACATAACATTTCGCAATGCCGGGTTCTTACTGTTAGTCCATCAGTGTGTTTTCTCAATTCATTTTCCTATTGCTAGGGTGACTGGAATGGTGCTGGATGCCACACCAATTACAGGTAACTTTTTTCTTAaagtattattttggtaaaactTATATGGTATCACCTTGAATTACAACAATACGAATTTTGTAACACAGTACTAAGAGCATGAGGGAAGATGGAGGCTTCGAAGTTATAAAGAAAGCAATCCTGAATTTGTCGCTTCGCCACAAGGAGCATATCAGTGCCTATGGTGAAGGAAACGAAAGAAGACTGACCGGAAAGCATGAAACGGCCAGCATCAACACGTTTTCATGGGTATGTTTCATGAGATATCTTTGCCTTGTGATGGAAGCCATTGACACTTTGTATGCTTTCGTtaatatttataacatttttcatGATCGAAATTGTAGGGAGTGGCTAATCGCGGTTGCTCAATCCGAGTCGGGCGTGACACTGAGAAGAATGGAAAAGGTACTATCATCAATCAAAATTCTGCCTTCTAACAACCAGATGAATGATTAATGAACTTGTGAGCTTAAGAAAAACCGGACCGACAAACAAACGTCCCGATGAGTTACACGAACTAAATGAACTAAAGActtatgtttattatttcattgtttgtttGTAGGTTACTTGGAGGATCGGCGTCCGGCATCAAACATGGACCCGTATGTTGTGACAGCATTGCTGGCAGAAACTACACTATTGTATGAGCCAACACTTGAAGCTGAAGCACTTGCTGCTCAAAAGATTGCTTTGAATGTCTAAATTAAAGCAGTTTAGCTTTATTCATAGAGAtggttttctattttattttcaattaggcTGGGTTTTAGGGAAAATCTGGCCTAAAATAAGTATTGGCTTGTTGAATGGTTCTCAAATGGATTGTATTGTAAATTCAAATCAATGGTGTTATCACTTCTATCTTTTGTTATTGGATATTCACCTTGTTTTTGTGttcttttttcagtttttttcatTGTCATAGCATTTTccattctttatatataatgagatacaaacatgataaaatgaaatattttgattgaccaaaatattattttcttattttcctattcatgttaaataaaaattttaatataataacttttttagaaaattgatttatgttggatttgatgtttaatgattaaatttgatCTAACTAAGAAGGTTGAGGAGATGTTGATACTCAAATTTAGTCACTTGTGTTTGGTATCAAATATTGagattttaattacattaatgtATGATCTTAGTTAGAGAATTTTATCCATATAGGTCTACGTTGTTCTTATAACAACCAAAGATGCAACTTAAGTATATACCAATGAGGTATCTCTTTATTGATCAAGTCTTAACGATCAAAACAATTACAAATGGTATCAGCGTGCCTCTTTATTGATAGGTCAAGTTTTTACAATTAAAGGGTTTCAAATGGTATAAGTGTGTCTTTTTATTGATAGGTCAAATTTTTACAATCAAACGGTTATAAATAAGTGTACATAAAACGATCAAACGACTATAAATTATATAAGCGTACAAATGGTTATAAATGATATGAGTGTACAATCTACACAACAAGATCAAATggctataaaaatataagtgtaCAACTTACACAAGTCTAtcttctatatatatttatgaaatgctCAACTCTAACTAAAGCGATTAAAAGGATTGACAAAATATTCTTttagcttaaaatatttaattttaataaaatatatttaaattttgatatatatttttattaacattttactttaatatttataattattaacactttatataattaaaaagtcacagtgtaatttttaaaattttatagctttataaaaaaataatccatGCTAAAATTATTTCCATTATTACTCAATTGTTACCCATAAAAGTAGAGTTTgcatacaaaattttcataatgctcaaattattgtatatttatgagaaattactcttttttttttactcaaggTTGTTGATATAGTAAACTTCTCGAAAAACCCCATCTGAAAAACACCTagattttctccaatttttggtGGGATTATTCtcctttataaatttattttcataataaaatcaacatataaatttcatatataaatgaacttcttttcaatatttttaaaatgattttttacatTGTAATCTtccttt of Gossypium raimondii isolate GPD5lz chromosome 3, ASM2569854v1, whole genome shotgun sequence contains these proteins:
- the LOC105796579 gene encoding glutamine synthetase leaf isozyme, chloroplastic — translated: MAQLLAPSTQWQMTLPKTSTYGSPIATKMWSSLVLKQNKKGAAKSSGKFKVVALSENSTVNRLENLLNMDVTPYTDKIIAEYVWIGGSGLDMRSKSRTISKPVKHPSELPKWNYDGSSTGQAPGEDSEVILYPQAIFKDPFRGGNNILVICDAYTPAGEPIPTNKRHRAAEIFSNKKVVDEVPWFGIEQEYTLLQQNVKWPLGWPVGGYPGPQGPYYCAAGADKSFGRDISDAHYKACLYAGINISGTNGEVMPGQWEYQVGPSVGIEAGDHIWCSRYILERITEQAGVVLSLDPKPIEGDWNGAGCHTNYSTKSMREDGGFEVIKKAILNLSLRHKEHISAYGEGNERRLTGKHETASINTFSWGVANRGCSIRVGRDTEKNGKGYLEDRRPASNMDPYVVTALLAETTLLYEPTLEAEALAAQKIALNV